Sequence from the Maribellus comscasis genome:
CATCACAAAACCAGGAAGTGGCGACAGTTAACTCATTGGGGGAAATAAAGGCGGAAAATACCGGAGAAACAGAAATTCTTGTTTCCTCAAACGGCAAGACCAAAACGACCAAAATAAATGTAGTTGCTCCTGATTCGATAGAGATTCTGTCAGATTTCTCATCGGTTTATGTGGGAGATACGGTGCTACTTGCAGCCAATATTTTTGATAACAACAAAGATAAACTGGAAACTGAAATTCAATTTGAGTTGGAAACACCCGGAGTTGGTAGTATCATTGAAATAGAGGGAGAAAGTTATTTTGTGGCTTCACAACAGGGAAATGGTTCCATCACTTTTCGGGTAGAAGGGTTTATTGAAAAATCAGTCAGTTTTAAGATATCATCAGAAAGCGACATTATTCATGTATACTTTACAGCAAAAACCGAGACAGAAAATATTATACCGCTGCAAAAAATTGAGGTGAGACTTTCGGATTTAAATGCTTTTGTTGAGAACAGGAACAATGATTTTTCAGGAATTGAAAATCATGCGTTGGCGCATGCAGTGGTTTCCGGGCTTCAGAAATCCGGTGTCAATTTTGATTTGCGCGATGATGAAAATTCAGAAGGCAAACTTTACTTGTATTCTGTTGAGAAAGAAGGCGAATTTACATACGGATGGGGCGGCAAAACAGCTCCGGTTGCCTTTGCAAAGGCTTGGATTGCTCGTGTAAAAGGCAGCCAATATTTAACTGATTTTGATAAAGTTGATGTTGCAGAAGGCGACACCGTTGTGCTGTATCATGTTTCAGAGATTGTTAATCCCTGGGATTTCACTCAAATGAATGTGAATAAAGACTCGGCCGTAATAAACGATGAAGTTGAAGTAAGCTTGCTGAAGGCCACATGCACATTTTCTGATGGGGTGATTACAGAAAGTGTATTGCTCCCTGTTTTCAACCAGGAAATTTTTACTGAGGAAACAAACTATTTTTCAGATGAATCAGGAAAAGCAGTTGTTCTTATTTCTTCTTCGCCTCCGCTAACGATTTATTCAGAAACAGATGCAGTTCTGATATCTGAGAAAATAATTACTTCGAGCCGGAGTTTTGCTGATTTGGAAACACAGATATTCCCAAATCCCGTTGATAGTAAATTGATTGTCAATGGAAAAAACTTGACTGGTGCACAAATGTATATCTTTGATATGAATGGTAAAAACATATGGTCAGAATCGGCTTTTATAACCAGTAAAAACATTGATGTTCAGTATTTTAATCCAGGAATTTATATGTTGAAAATTGTTGAAAAATCGGGGGTTAAAACGTTTAAATTCATTAAAAAGTAATGAGAGTTAAACTTCTGATACTCATGTTTTTAATGCTGACTTTTACAACTGTAGAAGCGCAGAATCTGACCGATACCATTCATATTGAAGAAGTAAAAGTACTTGCCAAACGAAAAGTTGAAGAAGCCGGATTAAAATTAACACGTCCTGATTCGATGGCAAGGATCGCAACTTTAACCACTTCTCTTTCTGAATTAATTTCGGAATATACACCGGTTTTTATAAAATCGTACGGACGCGGTTCATCTGCAACAGCAAGTTTTCGGGGAACTGCCGCTACACACACTCAGGTGTTATGGAATGGTATGAACCTGAATTCTCCAATGAACGGAATTGCGGATTTATCGTTGCTGCCTGTATTTTTTACCGATGACGTCTACCTGCTTCACGGAGGGAGTTCTATGGCTGAAAGCAGCGGGGCGCTCGGTGGAAGCATTCATTTAAACAACCAAATAAACTGGGATACAAACCTGGAATTGGCCGGATTGTTTGAAACAAGCTCTTTTCAAACGCGAAAAACATTCGTAAGGGTTTTGCTT
This genomic interval carries:
- a CDS encoding T9SS type A sorting domain-containing protein encodes the protein MKKLKLLFAILGIPCFAISQNVANRVLEYKPAPGQHINVESIGTPQAAEDMPAEVTNMVSLGSFGGTILVGFKEACVNDPENPYGIDFTIFGNAFSGSSEPGVVWVMKDENKNGTADDTWYEIKGSQHFHSGTRTDYSLTYFKTTTRDILWKDNLGNTGTLKANSYNTQEYYPTSIFFPNYPQDSVTFKGTLLAPAVDSSNPLQYVTEALDFGYADVHARVQGVDLTLPDNPYTNEIEGAGGDPIDLSWAVDEQGNYVDLDSIHFVKITTGNLASVGWLGEISTDVAYLVDVDANTEISGDNELLVVFHHKSKIVTGETLQLEAAFFQNGKLKESNFLFTSQNQEVATVNSLGEIKAENTGETEILVSSNGKTKTTKINVVAPDSIEILSDFSSVYVGDTVLLAANIFDNNKDKLETEIQFELETPGVGSIIEIEGESYFVASQQGNGSITFRVEGFIEKSVSFKISSESDIIHVYFTAKTETENIIPLQKIEVRLSDLNAFVENRNNDFSGIENHALAHAVVSGLQKSGVNFDLRDDENSEGKLYLYSVEKEGEFTYGWGGKTAPVAFAKAWIARVKGSQYLTDFDKVDVAEGDTVVLYHVSEIVNPWDFTQMNVNKDSAVINDEVEVSLLKATCTFSDGVITESVLLPVFNQEIFTEETNYFSDESGKAVVLISSSPPLTIYSETDAVLISEKIITSSRSFADLETQIFPNPVDSKLIVNGKNLTGAQMYIFDMNGKNIWSESAFITSKNIDVQYFNPGIYMLKIVEKSGVKTFKFIKK